From Herbiconiux flava, one genomic window encodes:
- a CDS encoding ComEC/Rec2 family competence protein, producing the protein MSSDLDLRLAPAAVGAWLAAWMLGSSDGQVAALVAAAAWLLAAGSTVSLVVRPRGQHHVDPGQAGRRRFRAVLPVAALAVAAVALVATAVAAGDGLRRPAELDAGHPRQGTTVLVVTGTPRVAQAGFFGSGSGSGSGSGAAGERMRFDAELRSFTAGGRSTAARAPALVFATVGEAAALTIGSSIRVEGSLTPQPRGESHDYLLFGRSPPVVTAPPPPTLAWAVTVRTAFRTATAALPGDGAQLLTGLAIGDDSRVTDDLVDDMTVSGLTHLTAVSGANCAIVVTAVMLIGGAVGLGRRLRIAVSIGGLALFVVLVTPEPSVLRAATMAVIVLAALAAGRPAAGIPPLALSVVVLLALDPTLGRSTGFALSVLATGGLLVLTRPLAAAAARLMPRPLALALAVPVAAQLACQPVLFLLAPQVTPYTLPANLLAEPAAALVSVLGLIVCLVAVVAPGLASLLAWLPWLPSAWIAAVARFFAHAPLAAVPIPDGALAAAAAVIALLLVGTAALAAPRRPRLGRTTALLATLGLVIAAGTLAGSQLARLTSVPSDWQLAACDIGQGDAVLVRSRSQTALIDVGPDPEPLAACLDRLGIHRLDLLVLTHYDLDHVGGLDAVVGRVDRALVGPPDGSHDERMLTRLHDAGADVIQARRGLTGTLGDDRWEVLWPRPGTPLRGNDASVTLLVTGTLRMLFLGDLGESAQRGVDAGATLGPVDVVKVAHHGSADQSPDVYAEADATLGVISVGADNGYGHPTDRLLGILGRTGTRPLRTDLGGLTLVSGTPASLEVWTEHPPPP; encoded by the coding sequence GTGAGCAGTGACCTCGATCTGCGTCTCGCACCGGCAGCCGTGGGCGCCTGGCTGGCGGCGTGGATGCTCGGCAGCTCCGACGGACAGGTGGCGGCCCTCGTCGCAGCCGCGGCCTGGCTGCTCGCTGCAGGGTCGACAGTCTCCCTCGTGGTGCGTCCACGCGGCCAGCATCACGTCGACCCGGGCCAGGCAGGACGTCGCCGGTTTCGCGCCGTGCTTCCGGTGGCCGCGCTGGCGGTCGCTGCGGTGGCGCTCGTGGCGACAGCGGTGGCTGCGGGCGACGGGCTGCGACGGCCCGCGGAACTGGATGCCGGGCATCCGCGGCAGGGGACTACCGTGCTGGTGGTGACCGGCACGCCGCGGGTGGCGCAGGCCGGGTTCTTCGGCAGCGGCAGCGGCAGTGGCAGCGGCAGCGGCGCGGCGGGTGAGCGGATGCGGTTCGACGCCGAGCTACGGAGCTTCACCGCGGGAGGGCGGAGCACCGCCGCCCGGGCCCCCGCGCTCGTCTTCGCCACGGTCGGCGAAGCGGCGGCCCTGACGATCGGATCGAGCATCCGGGTCGAGGGGTCGCTCACGCCGCAGCCACGAGGGGAGTCGCACGACTACCTGCTGTTCGGACGATCACCGCCCGTCGTCACCGCGCCGCCTCCGCCGACGCTCGCCTGGGCGGTGACGGTGCGCACCGCGTTCCGCACCGCGACGGCCGCGCTGCCCGGCGACGGCGCCCAGCTGCTCACGGGCCTCGCGATCGGCGACGACAGCCGCGTCACCGACGATCTCGTGGATGACATGACGGTCTCGGGCCTGACCCACCTCACTGCCGTCTCGGGTGCCAATTGCGCCATCGTCGTGACCGCCGTCATGCTCATCGGCGGCGCCGTGGGCCTCGGCCGGCGACTCCGCATCGCGGTCTCGATCGGCGGGCTCGCCCTCTTCGTCGTGCTCGTCACCCCCGAGCCGAGCGTGCTGCGGGCGGCGACGATGGCCGTCATCGTGCTCGCCGCCCTCGCTGCCGGGCGACCGGCGGCGGGAATCCCGCCGCTCGCGCTCTCGGTGGTCGTGCTGCTCGCCCTCGACCCGACGCTCGGCCGCAGCACCGGCTTCGCCCTCTCGGTGCTCGCCACCGGCGGCCTCCTCGTGCTGACCCGACCGCTGGCGGCAGCGGCGGCGCGCCTGATGCCCCGGCCGCTCGCGCTCGCGCTCGCCGTACCCGTCGCGGCGCAGCTCGCGTGCCAGCCGGTGCTGTTCCTCCTCGCGCCACAGGTGACGCCGTACACGCTGCCCGCGAACCTGCTCGCCGAGCCGGCCGCCGCCCTGGTCAGCGTGCTCGGGCTGATCGTCTGCCTGGTCGCGGTGGTGGCGCCCGGTCTCGCCTCGCTGCTCGCCTGGCTGCCGTGGCTCCCCTCCGCCTGGATCGCCGCCGTCGCCCGCTTCTTCGCCCACGCCCCGCTCGCCGCCGTGCCGATCCCCGACGGCGCCCTCGCAGCCGCGGCGGCGGTGATCGCCCTGCTGCTCGTCGGCACCGCGGCCCTCGCCGCGCCCCGGCGTCCCCGCCTCGGCCGCACGACCGCGCTCCTCGCGACGCTCGGCCTCGTCATCGCCGCCGGCACGCTCGCGGGGTCGCAGCTCGCCCGCCTCACCTCGGTGCCGTCCGACTGGCAGCTCGCCGCCTGCGACATCGGTCAGGGTGACGCCGTGCTCGTCCGCAGCCGCAGTCAGACGGCACTGATCGACGTGGGCCCCGACCCCGAGCCGCTCGCGGCGTGCCTCGACCGCCTGGGCATCCACCGCCTCGACCTGCTCGTGCTCACCCACTACGACCTCGACCACGTCGGCGGCCTCGACGCCGTCGTCGGCCGGGTCGACCGCGCTCTGGTCGGCCCGCCCGACGGCTCTCACGACGAGCGGATGCTCACCCGCCTCCACGACGCCGGAGCCGACGTGATCCAGGCCCGCCGCGGCCTCACCGGCACCCTCGGGGATGACCGCTGGGAGGTGCTCTGGCCCCGCCCCGGCACACCCCTCCGCGGCAACGACGCGAGCGTCACCCTCCTCGTCACGGGCACGCTCCGGATGCTCTTCCTCGGCGACCTCGGAGAGTCAGCCCAGCGCGGGGTCGACGCCGGTGCCACCCTCGGCCCGGTCGACGTCGTCAAGGTCGCCCACCACGGCAGCGCCGACCAGAGCCCAGACGTCTACGCCGAGGCCGACGCCACGCTCGGCGTCATCTCGGTCGGCGCCGACAACGGCTACGGCCATCCCACCGACCGTCTCCTGGGCATCCTCGGCCGCACGGGCACCCGTCCCCTCCGCACCGACCTCGGCGGCCTCACCCTCGTCAGCGGAACTCCGGCCTCCCTCGAGGTCTGGACCGAGCATCCGCCCCCACCCTGA
- the leuS gene encoding leucine--tRNA ligase → MNTSAPDGRFDNPGQPDDERDGAERYDFRALQDKWLPVWEEQKPFRTDIEGDKRPRKYVLDMFPYPSGDLHMGHAEAYALGDVVARYWRQQGFNVLHPIGWDSFGLPAENAAIKRGLDPRQWTYDNIEQQHSSFKKYAGSFDWDRVLHTSDPEYYKWNQWLFLKMYEKGLAYRKASWVNWDPVDQTVLANEQVLPDGTSERSGAVVVKKKLTQWYFRITDYADRLLDDLKQLEGTWPAKVIAMQRNWIGRSIGADVDFAVEGRDEPVTVFTTRPDTLYGATFMVVAPDSDLAIELAAGSPSEEVRDRFASYLAEVQKSSETERQATDRPKTGIFLERYAINPVNGERLPIWAADYVLADYGHGAVMAVPAHDQRDLDFARAFGLPVRVVVDTLQPVTGVIPVLDPDDLPELEDLNPGTTGIALAGEGRLINSGPLDGLSKSNAIRKIIEILEAAGTGRPAKNYRLRDWLISRQRYWGTPIPIIHGADGQEYPVPEDQLPVELPPTEGLNLTPKGSSPLGAASDWVNVPNPVDGSPARRDPDTMDTFVDSSWYFLRFLSPNDSTQAFDPREVDKWAPVDQYVGGVTHAILHLLYARFITKVLFDLGYVSFTEPFSALLNQGMVLMDGSAMSKSKGNLVRLSDQLDEHGVDAVRLTMAFAGPPEDDIDWADVSPAGSAKFLARAWRLVLDVTSDPSVNWREGDRALRRQTHRFLAEAPGLIEAFKFNVVVARLMELVNAARKAIDSGPGGGDPAVREAVETIALGLSLFAPYTAEDMWSRLGYDASVANYGWRKADPSLLTQDLVTAVVQVDGKVRDRLEVSPKVEGAALEESARALPSVQRAIGDRTVVTVVVRAPRLVNFVTKPAS, encoded by the coding sequence GTGAACACCTCTGCCCCCGACGGACGGTTCGACAACCCCGGTCAGCCCGACGACGAGCGCGACGGCGCCGAGCGCTACGATTTCCGCGCCCTGCAGGACAAGTGGCTGCCGGTCTGGGAGGAGCAGAAGCCCTTCCGCACCGACATCGAGGGCGACAAGCGCCCGCGCAAGTACGTGCTCGACATGTTCCCCTACCCCTCGGGCGACCTGCACATGGGGCACGCCGAGGCCTACGCACTCGGTGACGTCGTGGCGCGCTACTGGCGTCAGCAGGGCTTCAACGTGCTGCACCCGATCGGCTGGGACTCGTTCGGCCTGCCCGCCGAGAACGCCGCCATCAAGCGCGGCCTCGACCCGCGTCAGTGGACCTACGACAACATCGAGCAGCAGCACTCGAGCTTCAAGAAGTACGCCGGCTCGTTCGACTGGGACCGCGTGCTGCACACCAGCGACCCCGAGTACTACAAGTGGAACCAGTGGCTGTTCCTGAAGATGTACGAGAAGGGCCTGGCGTACCGCAAGGCCAGCTGGGTCAACTGGGACCCGGTGGACCAGACCGTGCTCGCCAACGAGCAGGTGCTGCCCGACGGCACGTCCGAGCGCTCGGGCGCCGTCGTGGTGAAGAAGAAGCTGACGCAGTGGTACTTCCGCATCACCGACTACGCCGACCGCCTGCTGGATGACCTGAAGCAGCTCGAGGGCACCTGGCCCGCCAAGGTGATCGCGATGCAGCGCAACTGGATCGGCCGCTCCATCGGCGCCGACGTCGACTTCGCGGTCGAGGGGCGCGACGAGCCCGTGACCGTGTTCACGACGCGGCCCGACACGCTGTACGGGGCGACGTTCATGGTGGTCGCACCCGACTCCGACCTGGCGATCGAGCTGGCCGCGGGGTCGCCCTCAGAGGAAGTTCGCGACCGCTTCGCGTCGTACCTGGCCGAGGTGCAGAAGTCGTCGGAGACCGAGCGTCAGGCGACCGACCGGCCGAAGACCGGTATCTTCCTCGAGCGCTACGCGATCAACCCCGTCAACGGCGAGCGCCTGCCCATCTGGGCGGCCGACTACGTGCTGGCCGACTACGGCCACGGCGCCGTGATGGCCGTGCCCGCGCACGACCAGCGCGACCTCGACTTCGCGCGCGCCTTCGGGCTGCCCGTGCGCGTCGTGGTCGACACGCTGCAGCCGGTCACCGGCGTCATCCCCGTGCTCGACCCCGACGACCTGCCCGAGCTGGAGGACCTGAACCCCGGCACCACCGGCATCGCGCTGGCCGGCGAGGGGCGACTGATCAACTCGGGGCCGCTCGACGGGCTGTCGAAGTCGAACGCGATCCGCAAGATCATCGAGATCCTCGAGGCGGCGGGCACCGGGCGGCCGGCGAAGAACTACCGCCTGCGCGACTGGCTGATCTCGCGGCAGCGGTACTGGGGCACGCCGATCCCGATCATCCACGGTGCGGACGGTCAGGAGTACCCGGTCCCGGAGGACCAGCTGCCCGTCGAGCTGCCGCCGACCGAGGGGCTCAACCTCACGCCGAAGGGCTCCTCGCCGCTCGGCGCAGCGTCGGACTGGGTCAACGTGCCCAACCCCGTCGACGGCTCGCCCGCGCGCCGCGACCCCGACACGATGGACACCTTCGTCGACAGCTCGTGGTACTTCCTGCGCTTCCTGTCGCCGAATGACTCCACGCAGGCGTTCGACCCGCGCGAGGTCGACAAGTGGGCGCCCGTCGACCAGTACGTCGGCGGTGTGACGCACGCGATCCTGCACCTGCTCTACGCCCGCTTCATCACGAAGGTGCTGTTCGACCTCGGCTACGTCTCGTTCACCGAGCCCTTCAGCGCGCTGCTGAACCAGGGCATGGTGCTGATGGACGGCTCGGCCATGTCGAAGTCGAAGGGCAACCTGGTGCGCCTGTCCGACCAGCTCGACGAGCACGGTGTCGACGCGGTGCGTCTCACGATGGCCTTCGCCGGGCCGCCCGAGGACGACATCGACTGGGCCGACGTGTCGCCGGCCGGGTCGGCGAAGTTCCTGGCGCGGGCGTGGCGGCTCGTGCTCGACGTGACCTCCGACCCCTCGGTGAACTGGCGTGAGGGCGACCGGGCGCTGCGGCGGCAGACCCACCGCTTCCTCGCCGAGGCGCCGGGCCTGATCGAGGCGTTCAAGTTCAACGTCGTCGTCGCGCGCCTGATGGAGCTCGTGAACGCGGCCCGCAAGGCCATCGACTCGGGCCCGGGCGGCGGCGACCCCGCCGTGCGCGAGGCCGTCGAGACGATCGCCCTCGGGCTGTCGCTGTTCGCGCCGTACACGGCCGAGGACATGTGGTCGCGCCTGGGCTACGACGCCTCCGTCGCGAACTACGGCTGGCGCAAGGCCGACCCGTCGCTGCTCACCCAGGACCTCGTGACCGCGGTCGTGCAGGTCGACGGCAAGGTGCGCGACCGGCTCGAGGTCTCGCCCAAGGTCGAGGGCGCCGCGCTCGAGGAGTCGGCGCGGGCGCTGCCCTCGGTGCAGCGGGCGATCGGCGACCGCACGGTCGTGACCGTCGTGGTGCGGGCGCCGCGGCTGGTGAACTTCGTCACCAAGCCGGCCTCGTAG
- a CDS encoding ComEA family DNA-binding protein — protein MSLPAAPPPSSSASSPSVRVRVGVGAAVVLVVAALVASVLVTALTPVGATTVVPDARAAGSSSPSPAPPLPGAGPSSTASSSSLSEPVPPAAPALLVHVLGAVASPGVYELGAGSRVVDGVAAAGGFAPSADSASVNLARPLVDGEQLRVLAVGEAPAPPLPGTPAGASSGSAAPSGGASAPSLVNLNSATEIDLDTLPRIGPAMATRIVAYRDANGPFASIDDLLQIPGIGDKTLESLRPLLTL, from the coding sequence ATGTCACTGCCTGCGGCGCCGCCCCCTTCCTCGTCTGCTTCTTCGCCTTCTGTGCGGGTTCGGGTGGGCGTGGGGGCGGCCGTCGTCCTGGTGGTGGCGGCCCTGGTCGCGTCGGTGCTCGTGACAGCTCTCACCCCGGTCGGTGCGACGACGGTCGTTCCGGATGCTCGTGCCGCCGGTTCCTCGTCGCCATCACCTGCCCCGCCGCTGCCGGGCGCCGGGCCCTCTTCGACCGCGTCGTCGTCATCCCTGTCCGAGCCCGTTCCGCCCGCCGCGCCGGCGCTCCTCGTCCACGTCCTCGGCGCAGTCGCTTCGCCGGGGGTGTACGAACTGGGCGCCGGCTCGCGGGTCGTCGACGGTGTCGCGGCGGCGGGCGGGTTCGCGCCCTCCGCCGACAGCGCCTCGGTCAACCTCGCCCGCCCGCTCGTCGACGGGGAGCAGCTGCGGGTGCTCGCGGTCGGGGAGGCTCCGGCCCCACCGCTCCCGGGTACGCCGGCGGGTGCGTCGTCGGGCTCTGCTGCGCCCTCGGGTGGCGCGTCCGCCCCCTCACTCGTCAATCTCAACTCGGCGACCGAGATCGACCTCGACACCCTGCCCCGCATCGGCCCGGCGATGGCCACCCGCATCGTCGCCTACCGCGACGCCAACGGCCCCTTCGCCTCCATCGACGACCTCCTCCAGATCCCGGGCATCGGCGACAAGACCCTCGAGTCCCTCCGACCCCTCCTCACCCTCTGA
- the cydC gene encoding thiol reductant ABC exporter subunit CydC: MNRREVLRLAQPPLVRFVPGVALGLLSALCAVGLLGVSAWLITRAAEQPPILFLSAAMVGVRAFALGRATFRYLERLVGHDAAFATMPALRVGLYERLVPVAPDGLGSARSGDLLSRLVSDVDEQQNLPLRVVQPLVVSGLTSAAVVVVVWLLLPAAGLVLLLSLVAALIVGTVLNAGLSGRAERALAGLRGRHRAALADYLTNLDVLVAYGADRAALASLDEADAALTAASRRRAVGAGATAAAVTFFAGLATVLTLVVGVPALGSGGFGGPALAVVALVPLAAFEVFAMIPLAAGAWRQVRASADRIASVVPSRVPTEIPVDGPSALRPAPEVFTGLSLRDVTARWPGASSPALAPVSLDLSPGDRVLVRGESGAGKTTLAHVLVRFLEYSGSYRLNGHEAREYPVDAVRQVVGLCEQRPHLFDDDIRQNLLFARDTATDEELLAVLDRVGLGPWVQARGGLTARVGERGALVSGGQAQRLALARALLAGFPVLVLDEPTANVDPEQADALLTDLLSAAAAASRAVLLISHTPVPPALVTRTLTVLPPGESPEGR, encoded by the coding sequence GTGAACCGGCGGGAGGTGCTGCGGCTCGCCCAGCCGCCGCTCGTGCGGTTCGTACCGGGTGTGGCGCTGGGACTGCTCAGCGCGCTCTGCGCCGTGGGGCTGCTCGGGGTGTCGGCGTGGCTGATCACGCGGGCGGCCGAGCAGCCGCCGATCCTGTTCCTCTCGGCCGCGATGGTGGGGGTGCGGGCGTTCGCGCTGGGGCGGGCGACCTTCCGGTACCTGGAACGGCTCGTGGGGCACGACGCGGCGTTCGCGACCATGCCGGCGCTGCGGGTCGGCTTGTACGAGCGGCTCGTGCCGGTCGCGCCCGACGGGCTGGGCTCGGCGCGGAGCGGGGACCTGCTGAGCCGGCTCGTGTCCGACGTCGACGAGCAGCAGAACCTGCCGCTGCGCGTGGTGCAGCCGCTCGTGGTGTCGGGGCTGACGTCCGCCGCCGTGGTCGTCGTGGTGTGGCTGCTGCTGCCCGCGGCCGGGCTCGTGCTGCTGCTGTCGCTCGTCGCCGCGCTGATCGTCGGCACCGTGCTGAACGCTGGTCTCTCGGGGCGGGCCGAGCGAGCGCTCGCGGGGCTGCGGGGGAGGCACCGGGCGGCCCTCGCGGACTACCTGACGAACCTCGACGTGCTGGTGGCGTACGGGGCCGACCGTGCGGCCCTCGCCTCCCTGGATGAAGCCGATGCCGCGCTGACCGCTGCGTCCCGGCGGCGGGCCGTGGGGGCCGGGGCGACGGCGGCCGCCGTGACGTTCTTCGCCGGGCTCGCGACGGTGCTGACGCTCGTGGTGGGAGTGCCGGCGCTCGGGTCGGGTGGGTTCGGCGGGCCGGCGCTCGCCGTGGTGGCGCTGGTGCCGCTGGCCGCCTTCGAGGTGTTCGCGATGATCCCGCTGGCGGCCGGGGCGTGGCGGCAGGTGCGGGCGAGTGCCGACCGGATCGCGTCGGTGGTGCCGTCGCGCGTGCCGACCGAGATCCCGGTCGACGGGCCTTCTGCGCTCCGACCGGCACCCGAGGTGTTCACGGGGCTGTCGCTGCGAGACGTGACCGCGCGTTGGCCCGGCGCCTCCTCGCCCGCGCTGGCGCCCGTCTCGCTCGATCTCTCCCCGGGCGACCGCGTGCTCGTGCGCGGGGAGAGCGGCGCGGGCAAGACCACGCTCGCGCACGTGCTCGTGCGCTTCCTCGAGTACAGCGGCAGCTACCGGCTGAACGGGCACGAGGCGCGGGAGTACCCGGTCGACGCCGTGCGGCAGGTCGTCGGGCTGTGCGAGCAGCGGCCGCACCTGTTCGACGACGACATCCGCCAGAACCTGCTCTTCGCCCGCGACACCGCCACCGACGAGGAGCTGCTCGCCGTGCTCGACCGCGTCGGGCTGGGGCCGTGGGTGCAGGCCCGCGGCGGGCTGACGGCGCGCGTGGGGGAGCGCGGCGCCCTCGTCTCGGGCGGACAGGCGCAGCGTCTGGCGCTCGCCCGGGCGCTGCTCGCCGGCTTCCCGGTGCTCGTCCTCGACGAGCCCACGGCCAACGTCGACCCCGAGCAGGCCGACGCCCTGCTCACCGACCTGCTCTCGGCGGCGGCCGCCGCATCGCGCGCCGTGCTCCTCATCTCGCACACACCCGTGCCGCCCGCCCTCGTCACGCGCACCCTCACCGTCCTTCCTCCTGGCGAGTCGCCAGAAGGTCGTTAG
- a CDS encoding aminotransferase class IV, with amino-acid sequence MAEAPAAFAWHGGALVETELAPHHALAAADSWYVSPEGRVRALDTHRERFLAATGERMRADAETFWAAAAGRLRSYAGTALFPRVELAQTDSGPQLRLRARVAPRLRTTTVLATHAGPDPRTTPRIKGPDLEALLALRAAAREDGADELVLLRDGLVVDGSTSALLWWRDETLVAPAGDLPRVASVTARSIRLIATATGTRVVEERARPADLVGCEVWSVSALHGITVVDGWIGGPATAARPSRAATWRRRLAALSRPL; translated from the coding sequence GTGGCCGAAGCGCCCGCCGCCTTCGCCTGGCACGGCGGCGCCCTCGTCGAGACCGAGCTCGCTCCGCACCACGCTCTCGCGGCGGCCGACTCGTGGTACGTCTCCCCCGAGGGCCGGGTGCGGGCGCTCGACACCCACCGTGAGCGGTTCCTCGCGGCGACGGGCGAGCGGATGCGCGCTGACGCCGAGACCTTCTGGGCCGCCGCCGCCGGCCGCCTCCGCTCTTACGCGGGAACCGCCCTCTTCCCGCGGGTCGAACTGGCGCAGACGGATTCGGGCCCCCAGCTGCGCCTGCGCGCCCGAGTCGCCCCGCGCCTGCGCACCACGACGGTGCTCGCCACCCACGCCGGCCCCGACCCCCGCACCACGCCGCGCATCAAGGGCCCCGACCTGGAGGCGCTCCTCGCGCTCCGCGCCGCCGCCCGGGAGGACGGAGCCGACGAGCTGGTGCTGCTCCGCGACGGGCTGGTGGTGGACGGCAGCACGTCGGCGCTGCTCTGGTGGCGCGACGAGACGCTGGTCGCGCCGGCGGGCGACCTCCCTCGGGTGGCGAGCGTGACGGCCCGGAGCATCCGCCTGATCGCCACCGCCACGGGCACCCGCGTCGTGGAGGAGCGGGCCCGCCCGGCCGACCTCGTGGGCTGCGAGGTCTGGTCGGTCAGCGCCCTGCACGGCATCACCGTGGTCGACGGCTGGATCGGCGGCCCGGCCACCGCGGCGCGCCCCTCCCGCGCGGCCACCTGGCGCCGCCGCCTCGCGGCCCTCTCCCGCCCCCTCTGA